The Cytobacillus sp. NJ13 sequence TTTTGGCAAACCTTTTTGGGTATACCGTATTGATTAAAATCATGGCAGCAGCAAAGAGATCGTAGGATGGATCAGCCTTTCTGGTCCCCAATCCCCAATAGCCGCGGTCATAAAACTCGGTAAATTCTTTTATCGCCCTGCCTTGAATGGTAGTTCCGCCCACATCAATGGTGCGTATTTTAGAGGGAGGGCCTGTTACGATCAAATTATCCGGCTTTAAATCACCAAAAACCCAGCCCGCTTTATGCAACGAATCCAGATCGTTCAGCAGCTGTACGATTAAAACACCAGTCCAGGAGGATCCTTTTTGCTGGATAAATGTCAGCAAATCAGGGCCTTGTATATATTCCATTACATAGAATGAAACCTTTCCGCTCCTTCTTTCCCAATCATCCACATCAAGCAAAGAAGGCCCGAGGGCAGAGCCTTGGACCTTTGCAAAGGATTTAAGGACGTTCACTTCAGACGTGATGGACATCCCGTTATCACTCATTTTCAAAGCAACCTGCTGATTTTGGTTTTTGGCGAGATAAACAATCCCATTAGCACCATACCCTAATTCCTTTATAATGGTATATCGGTTTCGGTGCCACTTTCCTTCAATTACAGTACCAGGGTTTACTTTACACTGACTCTTCAAAGAATGATTCATCATCACGGGAAAGCAGACTCCTTAAGGAACGTTTTTTCTTAAAATGGTTTAGTGCCTCATGAATGGCCGGACCTGTAGGCGTAATCCCTCCTGTTGTCAGCTTCGAGAAAATACTGGTCAGCGATTCAAGATTCGGTGTCCAATCCAGCAGTTTTTCGACATCTTTCTTTTTCCCGGGAAATACAAATACGGAAAAACGGTTATCACCAGATCGGGCATTAAGACTCAAGGACAGATCCAGCAAGGCTTCTTTAACGGTAGGAAGC is a genomic window containing:
- a CDS encoding protein kinase family protein, encoding MMNHSLKSQCKVNPGTVIEGKWHRNRYTIIKELGYGANGIVYLAKNQNQQVALKMSDNGMSITSEVNVLKSFAKVQGSALGPSLLDVDDWERRSGKVSFYVMEYIQGPDLLTFIQQKGSSWTGVLIVQLLNDLDSLHKAGWVFGDLKPDNLIVTGPPSKIRTIDVGGTTIQGRAIKEFTEFYDRGYWGLGTRKADPSYDLFAAAMILINTVYPKRFAKTTGDLKQLKMMVRQKKELLKYEDVILNALQGNYSSAGEMRNDMLQLTRSNPAQRSTVHRNPGQTASPQPASRQVYRQKKQKGSIFETLLITLIVMLLYFIYIYGQLL